The region gcagaccaatggctgaaggacctagAGCGCATCTATGACGCCAAGATGTGCCCTGCGGAGAACAGGTTGGCGTTCTTAGTTTATATGCTCACGGGGAaggcggagcattggtggagcagcaccAGATCCATCTTAGAGGAGAGAGATGACCCAGTGACATGGGAAACTTTCAGGGAGAGATTCCTATCCGAGTACTTTCCTGACAGCATccggtacgccaaggaggtggaattcctccagttgacccagggagggaagactgTCACTGAGTATGCCgagaggttcaaacacctcagccgtttctacaccctgccactcgatgaggagtggcgatgcaggaagttCGAGAACGGGCTCCGCGGTGACATCCGCCTGATGGTAGctcccttgtccatcaaggactttgtcgctctggtggagaaggccaaggtgatggagaagatgaagcggGAGGTGGAAGGCCAGCGCCCACAGCAGCCACAGCCGTCGCAGAGGAtaggtggaccatctgggtccaggcccAGACATGAGGAGAGGAGGAGACCGTATGATAGACCACACCCTCAGTctcaggggtctaggggtcttcctccTCAGTAGGGTCGAGTGCAGTGTTACATatgtggaggaccccacccgagATACGCCTGTCCACGTAGGGAGGGTTACCgtaggtgcaacaactgtggcaaggaaggccactttgggagagATTGCCCCAACCTTGCTAGGGCGgcgacacgccctccagttcaggcACCCCAGCAGCATCAGGGGAGGGACaaaggcaacaggcctcaggcgacgggcagagTCTATGCCATGACCGGAGCTGAGGctgcaggttcaggtaaccttgttatgggttattgtgtgatttctgggatgagatgttgtgtgttgtatgattctggagcgacacactcttttgtgtcattTGCTTGTATGGAacggttgggtctgccggtgcaCGAGTTGtagtgtgagcttgcggtggCTACTACGacgtcgggtttggtcaggacgtcgtccttgtgtgctaggcttccagtggaggtagaggggcgcaggtacagggtgaacttaatatgcctacctctacaggagttggaggagatcttagggatggattggctctctgccaatcgcattctgatagattgtcgggaaaagaagttgttgtttcccgaTCAAAGGAGCATGAGTTGGTGTCCTCCCAAGGTGTTATGAGGGAGCTACAGGACGGTGCGCAGTGCTACATGATCTTCACACATATGGAGGTGGAGAGAGGAGAGACGACGTCTGTGATACCAGTCGTCCAGGATTTTGTGGATGTGTTCCCGGAGgaggtaccagggttgcctcccaatagagaggtggagttctctattgatctagtCCCAGGAACAGGCCCGGTCTCGATGGCCCCCTATCGCATGGCTCCGacagagttggtagagctcaagaaacagatagaagatctgatggagaaacagttcatccgacctagcacttcaccttggggagcaccagtgttgttggtgaagaagaaggacgggagTTCACGCCTGTGTGTGGATTACAagcaactgaacaagatgactatcaagaacaagtatccgcTTCCGAGGATTGACGACTTCATGGATCAGTTACATGGGTCATCAGTGTTCTCGGAGATAGATCTGCGATCAGGTTACcaccagattttggtaaaggctgatgatgtacagaagacagcctttagatccaggtatggccactacgaggatgtggttatgccttttggcgtGACCAATGCCCCagcggtgttcatggactacatgaacaggatcttccgacctttcctagataagtttgtcgtagtcttcatagacgacatccttatctattccaagactcaggaggaacatgcagaacacctgaggttggtgcttggtgttttgagagagaaacggctgtatgccaagttgtccaagtgcgagttctggatggatgaagttcagtttttggggcatgtgatatccgcccaagggattgcagtggacccgacaaaggtcgaggcagtggtaaagtgggaaagtcccaagtcggccacagagatcagaagctttgtggggttagcgggctactataggagattcatagagggattctccaagatagtggcgcctctgacCTTGCTTACCCGGAAagaccaacccttcacttggacggacaagtgtgaggagagctttcaagagctaaagaggagattgacgagtgctcctatattggtaattccggatgtggggaaaccgtttgaagtctactgcgacgcgtctcattttggacttggttgtgttttgatgcaagaaaagaaggcggTGGCATATGCTTCGAGGCAGCTTAAGGTTCATGAgcgtaactatcccactcatgacttggaattggcggctatagtttttgccttgaagatctggaggcactatctttatggtgctcagtttcgggtgttcagcgaccacaagagtttaaagtacttgtttgatgagaaggagctgaacatgaggcagaggaggtggatggagttcttgaaggactatgacttcgagctcctatatcaCCCGGGGAAGGCcaatgtggtggcagatgctctgagtagAAAGACGGTACATACGGCAaatctcatgataaaagaggtagagatactagagaagttcagagacatgaggatacaggtggagttggggtccgagtccattaggtgtagtacccttactatatctagtgacttcttgggctcgatcagggagaggcagttgttggatgctGGTCTGAACTGAGTTAGGGAACAACTTGGATCAGAGGAAGCCAGAGACTTTGCCGAgagtgatgatggcatactgaggtttcgaggcagagtatgtatacctgatgatgctgaggtgagaaagttgatccttgaggaaggacacaagagccgtcttagcttgcatcctggcatgactaagatgtaccaagacctcaaggaaactttctggtggcagggaatgaagaaagatgtggctcagtttgtatcAGCTTGTTTAACGTGTcaaaaggcgaaggtggagcatcagagacccggtggcattctacagtcgttggaggtaccggtgtggaaatgggatagcatctccatggacttcgtgactcatcttccacggacttttagaggacatgacaccatctgggtgatagtggatcggcTGACCAAGTGTGCACACTTcctggcgatgaacttgagaatGTTTATGGCCAAGCTGGCCTAATTGTATATTAAGGAGATAGTAAGACTTCATGGAGTGTCCTCGAGtatagtttccgacagagacccgCAGTTCAGGTCCCAATTTTGGCAGACGTtacagagtgctatgggtagcaagctcaccatgagttcaacttatcaccctcagactgatggccagtctgagaggacgattcaGTCGTTAGAGGATCTGTTGAGGACTTGCATCTTGGATCATTTGGGTGCTTGGGACGAggtattgcctttgatagagttcacctacaacaacaactttcatgcgagcattggcatggcgccatacgaggctctttatggcaagaggtgtaggactcctctctgttggtatcag is a window of Vigna unguiculata cultivar IT97K-499-35 chromosome 4, ASM411807v1, whole genome shotgun sequence DNA encoding:
- the LOC114180571 gene encoding uncharacterized protein K02A2.6-like — encoded protein: MRTRTREPELHRSSAHHHREPSPQRIRQREQRAASRYCSLEENRATAPVFGPEPRPAVREWSLEDFLKHHPTKFDGKTSPDAADQWLKDLERIYDAKMCPAENRLAFLVYMLTGKAEHWWSSTRSILEERDDPVTWETFRERFLSEYFPDSIREGYRRCNNCGKEGHFGRDCPNLARAATRPPVQAPQQHQGRDKGNRPQATGRVYAMTGAEAAGSGNLKKDGSSRLCVDYKQLNKMTIKNKYPLPRIDDFMDQLHGSSVFSEIDLRSGYHQILVKADDVQKTAFRSRYGHYEDVVMPFGVTNAPAVFMDYMNRIFRPFLDKFVVVFIDDILIYSKTQEEHAEHLRLVLGVLREKRLYAKLSKCEF